Within the Pseudarthrobacter sp. W1I19 genome, the region GGCGCCTACCCGGAGTTCTACCGGATCCTGGCAGAGAAGATCCTCGACGGCGGCCCAAAATCAGGCCTGCCCCTCCCAGTAAACCCGGAAGACGCCGTCGAGGCCTTAAAACTTATAGAACAAGCACGCGAACTGGCTTAAAAGAAGAACGGTGGTTGAGCTTGTCGAAACCAGGTCCGACGAGCTCAACCACCGATTGCTTAGGCCGAGACCAGTTCGTGCCAATCCTTTACGAGCGGCAGGTTGTGCGCCTCGGAGACGGAGTGGTGTGCCACGTGGCCGGCGGCGATGTTGAGGCCGGCGGCGAGGGCGGGGTCGCGGTCGAAGGCGGCCTTGACGCCCAGGTTGGCCAGGGACACGGCGTAGCGCAGGGTCACGTTGGTCAGCGCGTAGGTGGAGGTGTTCGGTACGGCGCCGGGCATGTTGGCCACGCAGTAGAAGATGGTGTTGTGGACCTTGTACGTGGGTTCCTGGTGTGTGGTGGGGTGGGTGTCTTCGAAGCAGCCGCCCTGGTCCACGGCGATGTCCACCAGCACTGAGCCGGGCTTCATGCGTGCCACGAGTTCGTTGGTGACCAGTTTGGGGGCCTTGGCGCCCGGGATCAGGACTGAGCCGATCACCAGGTCGGCGTCCACCACGGACTTTTCGATCTCGTACTTGTTCGACGCCACCGTCTTGAGCCGGCCCTGGTACTGGGCGTCCAGTTCGCGCAGGCGGTTGATGTTGATGTCCAGGATGGTCACGTCGGCGCCCAGGCCCAGTGCCATCGCTGCGGCGTTGGTACCCGCAACACCTGCACCCAGAACCACAACCTTGGCAGGCCGGACGCCCGGTACGCCGCCGAGCAGCACGCCCTTGCCGCCGGCGGGAGCCATGAGGGATGCGGCACCTACCTGGACCGAGAGCCGGCCGGCCACCTCGGACATGGGGGCCAGCAGCGGCAGGGTGCGGCCTTCCTGGACGGTTTCGTAGGCAATGGCGGTGACGCCGGAGTTGATGAGTTCGCGGGTGAGCTCGGGCTCGGCCGCGAGGTGGAGGTAGGTGAAGAGGATCAGGCCCTTGCGGAAACGGTGGTATTCGGCCTTGATGGGTTCCTTGACCTTCATGACCATGTCCGCGCGGGCCCAGACGTCGTCAGCCTCGTTGACGATTTCGGCGCCGGCGATGGCGTATTCCTCGTCCGTAATGCCTGAGCCCAGCCCTGCGCCGCGTTCCACCAGCACGGTGTGGCCGTGGGTGCCGAACTCGTGGACGCCGGCGGCGGTGATGGCCACCCGGAATTCGTTGTTCTTGATTTCTTTGGGGACGCCGATGATCATCGCGGGCTCCATGTTCTGGGGCTGGTAAGCCGGAAAAGTGGGAAAGGATTTCGTGTTTCCACGATAAATCCCGTTGTGAGCCAGCCGACATCACGTGGAGGAGGCCGCGACCGACGAACGCCGGAAATACAAGGATTTTGCCGAAGCAGACTCGACGTTTGTTCAGCTGCCAAGCGTCAAGTGTCGCCTCATGTCCGTTCGTGCCGACTGCTTTGCAAGCAGTAGTGTTGCCCCATGCAGCAACAGGGTGTGGAGCAACTGGTGGAGCTGGTGGCACAGAAGCTGGGCCGCGGCCTTTCCCTGGAGGATCTGGACGGTGTGCTCCTCGCGTACAGCTCCAACCAATCCCATGCAGACCGCGTCCGTGTGAACTTCCTGCTCAGCAAAAAAGTGCCGGCGGATGTCAGCGCCTGGCAGCTTTCGCACGGTATCGCCACCGCCGTCCGGCCGGTGGCGGTTCCTGCCAATCCGCACCTGGGCATGCTGGGCCGGGTCTGCGTCCCGCTGATGGTCCGCGGCTTCCGCGTGGGTTACCTGTGGGTGCAGCAGGACTCGGTGGAGGAAAATCCGACGGCGATTCTCACCCAGCTGCCGGCTGTCACCAGCGAACTCGAAACGCTCTCAGCACTGTTGCTGGATTCCAACACTGCTGAATCCGAATTCCGGCGCGGGCGTGAACGGGAATTCCTGGCCGCCTGTGCGGGGGAAACCAACGCCGTGGCGGCGGTGGCAGGCTGGAAGGAAGTCCAAGGCCGCGGGCCGTGGCAAATGGTGACGGTGCTGGACGCCGATGGCTGGGCCGAAGGGCCGGATCCCATTGCCGCCACCCTGATCCACCGCTCCGCCGCGCTGCAGGCGACGGTGGGTGTGGACGCCGCCCTCTTCAGTGCCGGAGCTGAAACGCACTCCGTGGTGCTGTTCCGCGAGTCGTCAGGCAGGGCGAACCATGCGCAGGTCCTGGTGCATTATCAGCTGGAGCTGGCCAAGCGCTCAGGCCGCCCCGTGCAACGGATCATCCTGGGCATCAGCGAAGGATTTACCAGGCCGCGGGAACTGGCCGAGGCCTACCGGCAATCCAAGCTGGCTGCTCAGGCCGCCGCAGTGGATCCGCAGCTCGGGGAGCTCGTGGACTGCCGGTCCACCGGCGTCTACCAGCTCCTGGCTTCCGCCGGGGGAGGGGCAGGCGCCTGGGTTGACCCTGGATCGGTCTACTTCCGGATGCTCGAGGACCACGACCGCAACGGCGAACTTATCCCCGTCCTGGAACTCCTCTACGACAACGACGGTTCCGTCCAGGACGTGGCCGCAAAACTCCATCTGCACCGGAGCAGCATCTACAACCGGCTGGGCCGGATCCGGCAACTGCTGGGCGTGGATCCGCTCAAGGGGATGCCTCGGCTGGAACTCCACGCTGCGCTCAAGATGCGTCGCTGGGCGGCGCGTCCCCGGATCTAAAGCTGGGTTCCGGCGTCGGCTTCAGTCCCTTGCTCTCCAGCAGCCTTGTGCCGGTCCTTCTTCTGCTCCTCGAGCCACGCCATGATGGCGGTCCGCGGAATGCGCCGGTGGCTGCCGCGGTACTCTACGGGGATCTCGCCGCGGTCGGTCATGTTGCGAAGGTAGGTGTGGGAGATGCCGGCCAGCTCCGCTGCCTTGGAGGTGGTCAGCATGTCCTCCACACTGCTCACCGTCACGGCCTCGCCGCGGCTGAACCGCTGCAGGAGGTCGACGACGGCGTCCCTCGCCAAGGGCGGAAGGCGGTGGACAGTGCCGTCCACAAAAACGGTGATGTCCTCGCTGCCGGCGAGGGCCCGTTCCAACTTCCGGGCCTCCTCGGGCGGGAGCGCGGCGGCCATCCTGGGAGCAATCAGTGCCATGGCCACAGCCTATCGGGCCAGTCGGCGGCCGGGGGCGCGCCGGGCGCAAACCGGCTATATTGCTCCGGCGGTATGCTCGG harbors:
- a CDS encoding helix-turn-helix domain-containing protein, which produces MALIAPRMAAALPPEEARKLERALAGSEDITVFVDGTVHRLPPLARDAVVDLLQRFSRGEAVTVSSVEDMLTTSKAAELAGISHTYLRNMTDRGEIPVEYRGSHRRIPRTAIMAWLEEQKKDRHKAAGEQGTEADAGTQL
- a CDS encoding CdaR family transcriptional regulator gives rise to the protein MQQQGVEQLVELVAQKLGRGLSLEDLDGVLLAYSSNQSHADRVRVNFLLSKKVPADVSAWQLSHGIATAVRPVAVPANPHLGMLGRVCVPLMVRGFRVGYLWVQQDSVEENPTAILTQLPAVTSELETLSALLLDSNTAESEFRRGREREFLAACAGETNAVAAVAGWKEVQGRGPWQMVTVLDADGWAEGPDPIAATLIHRSAALQATVGVDAALFSAGAETHSVVLFRESSGRANHAQVLVHYQLELAKRSGRPVQRIILGISEGFTRPRELAEAYRQSKLAAQAAAVDPQLGELVDCRSTGVYQLLASAGGGAGAWVDPGSVYFRMLEDHDRNGELIPVLELLYDNDGSVQDVAAKLHLHRSSIYNRLGRIRQLLGVDPLKGMPRLELHAALKMRRWAARPRI
- the ald gene encoding alanine dehydrogenase codes for the protein MIIGVPKEIKNNEFRVAITAAGVHEFGTHGHTVLVERGAGLGSGITDEEYAIAGAEIVNEADDVWARADMVMKVKEPIKAEYHRFRKGLILFTYLHLAAEPELTRELINSGVTAIAYETVQEGRTLPLLAPMSEVAGRLSVQVGAASLMAPAGGKGVLLGGVPGVRPAKVVVLGAGVAGTNAAAMALGLGADVTILDININRLRELDAQYQGRLKTVASNKYEIEKSVVDADLVIGSVLIPGAKAPKLVTNELVARMKPGSVLVDIAVDQGGCFEDTHPTTHQEPTYKVHNTIFYCVANMPGAVPNTSTYALTNVTLRYAVSLANLGVKAAFDRDPALAAGLNIAAGHVAHHSVSEAHNLPLVKDWHELVSA